The nucleotide window ATATAAGCTATAATagaagcaataaaagtacaatgaaaaatcattcagcatctagcacagcacgttACAATTGCTAGAGCAGTTGGAAACATcagtaagtggtccaccaagaccatcagtaattttgaagtggtccatggggaaataagtttgggaactactgggcTAAGTAAAAGCTACTTCATTTAGTGTCTATTGTTTGCATTCTATGAAGATATCATGGGATCTCTAATCCCAGCTACAGTATGGCCACAGTCATCTTGTTACTCTGTCTGATGATTGTATTCATTTTCACCCATTTACCTTAAGGTACCTTGCTGGTTATTCTAGAAAGGTGAGTTTTTATTATGAGACACACAATTTTGCTTTGCACTGTCACAGTGATGCTTCATAGCCCTAACTCTAACCCTGACCCTTGATGAACAGACGGAAGTGTCACTATGCAATATAGTAGGGGCACTTTGAAAATACACACACGAGTTTCCAGTCAACTTGCTTAATTTCCCTCCATTGATTTATTTTAAAGGTTAGTTTTTGAATCTCTACCAAGATTGTTTATTAGTTCAGAGCTATCATTCAAATATTACCACCTCTTTCCCAAATGTGTCATCTTTCATGTCACAGTAGCAATTCCAAGAATCCAACCTCAATTCCAAGAATCCAAGTCTCACACCTCAGATCCATGATATGAAAAGCTACATCTGCTGAAATTCTGACCCTAGGACAGTTGCAGCCAACTTTCAGCATCATCTGGTGGCAGATAGCATTGTTCCTACTTAATCAGTTAAGAGGAACTTACAGGTAATCAATGAGCTTCCTTTCTGCAGGTTCCTTCAAATAGAGGGATAGAAGAGGAAGACTTCTTGATTAGAGTATCCAGTCAGACTATTCTCCTGGTTCACAAAATTTACTATCATAGTTAGGATACTATCTGAGTTTCCCTAATGCTGTCTTGAGTGTTTATGGTACCATTTTCTCTTTTACTTTCCCTATTGTGGTGAGTCCCATTTCAAAGACAGTGTTCCTGTAGTTACCTGCTTTGCGAGACTTGGGGGCAGCTCCAGCCAGGTCATCTTCTGTGCAATTGATCTAGATGGATCACAGCACTTTTACAAAAGAACTGGACACCCTCTATTTCACATCAATAATGGCTGGCAGACTCTGACTGAATCTCTCCTCAGCCGTCTTCTCCTGAGATTTCCATTCAGCCATGCATTATACTTGCGGTTATGCTAAATGGACATCTACTTCAAAGCACTCTGACCCAATGGAAATATCGTGAGAAAGGTAATATTATTGATACCcaatatgttttgtattttgttctGCAGTAATCCTGGCACATTAGTAACCTCACTTAGTCAACAGAAGCCATTAAAGTTGGGAGATCAGAGAACTAGTTCAGTGGCAACATGCTCCTCTAGGAGGTACCACTTGGGACTTATGAAACATATGTGTCCTTTCATCTCTCtggaaacaagcaagcaaacaaagctgcccctcccacagCAGCAGTATCTGGAGCTGATATCCTAAGTGGATAAGGTTAGGATGTGGAATTCTTACTTGGGTTCAAACCTCATCAATGTCAAGTGTCCATACTATGATCTTGGGCAAATCCCCTTAGCTCAGCCAAAAGCAGTCAAACAGAATAACCAGTTTTATGGGGTTCTTGTGAAGGATAAGAAGAACATTTATAAAGTCCTTTAAACATGCCAACCaacacataaaatactatatccAGAATTCTCTTTTAAAGTTTAGTTTTGCACATCTCTCAGCTTTCATCAAATCCTAGAAATGTAGTGACAGGAAGTGCAACTTAGAAGGTTCAAGGAGGCTGTTAGTGATGAGGAAGTGGACTTTTCGTTTTTATTCATTTAATGTATATATTGCTTTTCCAGGGTGGGTCATACCCAACACAGTTTccaataaatagataataaataacACAAAACATACAATTTGTTATAAAACATGAACACATTCAAGTAgcacaaacaaaacacaaaagaGAGACAGAGCGAGACAGAGAAGGTatagagaaaaatatttttgttgggaggTGATATGATTGGTGTGCTTgggttgttatattttatttttgtctgcTGCGGGATATTCCTAATGCTATTTTTGGGCATTGTTTTGGGCCTTATTGATTTTTTAacatattgttattttattgttaggtggttattttttaaactgtgtgTCTAAGTATATTTGAGAAGTTTTGTATTAGGCAACaaaaactgaataaataacaACAAGAAAAACTGAGTTAAATATTACTAATCACTGGAgagaaatcagctacaaaaatgTAAATGCTCTTATTACCTATTAAAATCCAAAAAAAGAATGGCATCCTGTTTGATAAGATTGACCCTAGGTCTAAAACGGCAGGGCTCTTATATTTTTTTCAGTGGTATGGAGAAAACCACAAATTGAATTAAAGAACTGAATTACAATACCTGTctgacacattttatttatttgtaaatacTCCAGCCACTCTTTTTACAGAATTTGTGCATCCTCGTGACCCCCATATAATTCTGCATAGGATTTAGTACAgttttggttcttattgagcatgcctgcgctttcatagactccaatgttaaatttcttaaattaattgaaaatcaaccaggcatttttttaacttttaaactgcagaagatgaaggtcagaatatgaggcaaggtcagtaaaaggattacaggtactctgtgaacatggctgatttttaatgaatttaaaccAATTATGAATCCCCTGAAAGAGGAAGTCCAACagggggtctggattatttttcctcttgttttacactttgaactctggattctctctgagtgttctgagtattgctatgaaaacttagagagttgttgagcaagtgtttctgagttcaggactatatgttttacaagattatgttttgaaatgggcttataagaagcagcagaatggcttgggggtattttcaatttcacatgGCAAaacatgaaaaatccatgctggctatagtatacagccacaactATGGCTATATAATATACACCCCACACCCCTGTGGCCTCTATAGAACCTTCTAAGAGACACTGGACCTTCCATTCAAATGCGAGTTGCAGCTGCCTAGCTATGATTTCTATCAACACCATATCAGGTACCAAAACCCCCTTCCTGCTTCCTTCAGTCTTGATCCTAAAGAGTCTGTTCAACCACTCTATTCATGCATGTGATGTAAAACCTctttttaaacagagcttggaaaagttacttttttgaactacaactcccatcagccccagctagcatggccactggattgggctgatgggagttgtagttcaaaaaagtaacttttccaagctttggataGTGATCTTATCCACTTCCCAGATCTTAGTAAGAGACTTCTaacatgggttttttttattcttttgctgagtttttatttcttcttctttccttGGTTAGCTGCAGCAGGGAATAACTGACACTTTGGTAACAGCTCAGCGAGTACAGCAATAAAATGATATTAAAattgctcctctccctccctcttcgcTCCTTACTGAGCATTTAACAATATCCTCACATCTCAGTTTGAGAGTAGTAGTAATATTTTAGCCAATATATTTGCTCAGGAGAATTCAGTATTTTTACTTTGGACAGCGagccaaataataaatgaaaaaataaaacatcattaacTGGTTATTCTGATGTTTCACAATTTAATGCAATCTCTGACTAGGTTATGGTGAGAAAGTCTGACCTTTCAAAGTGCACAATGTCCTTTCTTTCCAAGAACATTCAGAAATGCAGCCTGTATTTCCTTGTTCTTGAAGCTGTAGATGAGAGGGTTTAGTAAGGGAGTGATGATAGTATACAACAGAGAGATCAGGCGGTCCTGCTCCATGGAGTGCCAGGAAGAAGGACGCATGTAGGTGAAGATGGCTGTGCTGTAGAAGATGCTCACCACAGTAAGGTGGGAGGCACAGGTAGAGAATGTCTTGATCCTACCTTGGGCTGAATGAATTTTGAGTACAGCTGAGACAATGAGGATGTAGGAGAGGACAATCAAGGAGACTGTTGTTATCATGATGCTGCCAGAGATTATAAAAgtcatcagctcagctagggaggtATCCGAGCAGGAAAGATGCAGGACAGGTGGGATGTCACAAAAAAAATGGACAATCTTATTGGAACCACAGAACCTTAGGGAGAAGACAAAGGCTGTGTTGATGATGGCATTGAGATGGCCAATGGTCCACGAAGCTGTCAAAAGCCACTTGCAGACTGACTGGCTCATGTACAAAGTGTAGCGCAGTGGGTGGCAGATGGCAGCATAACGGTCATATGCCATAACAGAGAGCAAGGCAGTTTCTGTGGCAGCTGTGGTTAGAAAGAAGTACATTTGGAGCACACAGCCAGTAAAGGAGATGGTCTTGTCCACTGACAGGAGGTCCCACAACATCTTTGGCATGGTGGTAGTGATGTAGCAGATCTCAGTAAATGACAGGTTGCTCAGCAagaagtacatgggagtgtggaGGTGCTGATCAGTCTGTATCAAAGTAATGATGGTTAGATTCCCTGTCAAGGTGAGTACATAGATCAACAGTCCTATTGCAAAGAGGAGGCTCTGGAGTTTAGGATCATCTGACAGTCCCAAAAGGATGAATTCTTTCAGAGTTGTTTggttttttctttccattttgcTATTGATTTCTGTCTTCAGATGGGACTCCTCAGAGGGCTTCCATCACTGCATAAAGAGTTGTACATAAGAAGGGGGGTTAAGTATTGACAACTGTTCAGTAGGGCTTGGATGTCTGACAAATCTACTCATAAAATGCTGAGTGGCTTTGATTGTACCTAAGAAAAATGGCTATCAGAACAACtccatggatgatttttaatcatATTGAAGGATTGACTAATTGTAAGATCTAGATagatcccagagagagagagattggctaGCAAATTATCAAATGTCCCTTTCCTGTAACAAGTGACCTGGCTCGTTTGTGCCATTTGGAACAATTTGTTCTACAGGAGTCTGGTCTCTCTCTTTGCTTGTGGTCCACGATTATCTAGTGTGCTGCTCTATGAGGTTCTGAAAGTAGGAAGTAGGAAGCCAATTCTCTCTGACTAAGGTTCTTTCCATCATGCCTGTCAATTATGTGGAGACAGATCACTGTTCTACTGGTGCTAGATCAAGTCTAGAGTAACACCAAATAGGAACTCTGTTCCCTCCTTCCATTTGAGAAGACCTAACAATCCAGGAATTTGGTTTCAGAGTTGCTCCACTCTTTCCCTTTGGTTTCAAGGATCTTCAGAACCCCAGTGTGTCTGACCTTCAGAGAGCTCCTGATGAGCCCTTCCCCTTTGAGCTTGGGAGTCCTGTTCATCACTAAATCgtgttctgttttgtttatcTGCTGTACTGCTAAGTCCAGCTTATTCACTCTCCATCTTTTCCTTCTCTCTGTAACTTGCTACTGAGGTAATTGGCCCCAGATGTTATCctatttttctctctgtcttcccACTTTCCCTCTGAGGTGATGCATGCCACTGCTGCTTCTCAAAGTCTCCTCTTATTTCCTCCCTCGGTTCTCCTCCCTTTACTTTCGCCTTGTCCTTGGCACTTCCTTCACTCCCCCCTCTCTATCCCCCCTACCAACAACTCTCTCTTCCCTTTTAGGACCTGTCCAGATGTGTATTGGCTTCCGTCATGTCATGGAGTCACCTTCCCACTTCTGGTCTGTCCTGACCGGTTCCCAATTGAGACACAAGATTAAAGGAGAAGTAGGCCATTTGTTTCAATGCTGTTCCTCTATATTTCAATTAGAGATAGCAAATACATATTGATATACATATCACAATATTCATTACAATATGTGTATTGATAGAATCCCATAATTTCCAGAGTAAACATCTTTATGTGGCGCAATATCAAACAGATTAGATTGATTAACAAAAGAGATTTGATCTATGAAATTTCCTTTCTCCACATAAATTATCTCTCTCAGCAAAAGGATTATCAGATTAATTGGGCATAGTCTACCTCAGATAATCTAAGGCTATCAGTCATCCCATGTGCCATCAGTAGCCAACGTGGTTCCTTGCATATTTCTTTGGAGTACAACACCAGTCATCCCTGACTTATTGGCtttgttggttggggctgatgggagttacaatccaacaacaactggagggcaccttgttggctatccctgacatGTTCTATTTTATCGTAGATAATTTAAGTCCCATTTAAGTTCATATTATGAAAGTGACAGCTCCTACATACactttaaagctacatattaTTGCAGCATCTCATCGACCCAAACTGATTCCAATATCACGAACAACCTGGGAGCCCTTAGCACAGTTACACCTCCAGCACATTTTACTCTGTTCCTGCTTCAGTTCAGATATATAGAAAGTAAAactataggaagctgacttataccgagtcagatcattggcctatGTAACTCTGTATTGTCTatggtgactctccaggatttcagaaaggggGCATTCctggc belongs to Rhineura floridana isolate rRhiFlo1 chromosome 11, rRhiFlo1.hap2, whole genome shotgun sequence and includes:
- the LOC133367683 gene encoding olfactory receptor 5F1-like; amino-acid sequence: MERKNQTTLKEFILLGLSDDPKLQSLLFAIGLLIYVLTLTGNLTIITLIQTDQHLHTPMYFLLSNLSFTEICYITTTMPKMLWDLLSVDKTISFTGCVLQMYFFLTTAATETALLSVMAYDRYAAICHPLRYTLYMSQSVCKWLLTASWTIGHLNAIINTAFVFSLRFCGSNKIVHFFCDIPPVLHLSCSDTSLAELMTFIISGSIMITTVSLIVLSYILIVSAVLKIHSAQGRIKTFSTCASHLTVVSIFYSTAIFTYMRPSSWHSMEQDRLISLLYTIITPLLNPLIYSFKNKEIQAAFLNVLGKKGHCAL